The segment CCGTAGGCAGGCTCGTACCCTTGCGGGAGGTCACGCCGGACTCGACCCGTAGGAGCGTCCATGTTCGCCGAGGAGCGGACCCGGCCCGTACTCGCCGAGGTTTGCCGCATCCTCGGCCACTCAGCGGATAACGCGATCCTCCTGCGTCACCACACCAATGCGGTCTACGCCGTCGACGACGTCATCATCAAGATTGCGCCGCCGACGATCCCGGTAGGCCGTCTCCAGCGGGTCGTGGAGCTTGTCGAATGGCTGGTCGCCCGTGACTTCCCGACCGTTGCGCTCGCTCCTGGCCCACCGCAGCCGCTTCAGGTCGATGGCCACGCCGTCACCGTCTGGCAGCGACTCGACAGCGCGATTACCCAGCCAATCACCACCGGCGAGCTCGGGCAGTTGCTGCAACGCCTACACGCGCTCGCCGTCCCGCCGATGCTGCTATCCAGGCTCGACCCGATCTCCGGCATCCACCACTCAATCATCGTCTCGCCGATCCTGACTTCCGCTGATCGCGACCTGCTTACCCGTTGCCTTGACGACCTGGCCGACGTGTGGACTGAGGCCATGCCGCTCGGTTCGGGCTTGATTCAGTCCGACCCGCAGGTCCGCAACGCCCTGCGCCGTCCCGACGGCACGGCGGTCCTTGCAGATTGGGACGGAGCCTGCTTCGGCCCGCGCATGTGGGACGTAGCTACAGTCGCCGTGCACTGCCGCCGATTCAGCAACGACGATGACTTTACGAATTTTGTACACGCCTACGGACAAGATCCACGGGGCTGGGGTCGCTTCGAAGACCTCTGCAGACTTCGTGAACTTCAGATGATCTCCACCAACGCCCGCAAGTCCCCGCCTCGCAGCTCGGCTGCAGCCGAAGTGCACCGCCGCATCGCTGGCCTCCGGCAAGATCAGCAAGAGCTGACC is part of the Actinoplanes sp. NBC_00393 genome and harbors:
- a CDS encoding phosphotransferase, whose translation is MFAEERTRPVLAEVCRILGHSADNAILLRHHTNAVYAVDDVIIKIAPPTIPVGRLQRVVELVEWLVARDFPTVALAPGPPQPLQVDGHAVTVWQRLDSAITQPITTGELGQLLQRLHALAVPPMLLSRLDPISGIHHSIIVSPILTSADRDLLTRCLDDLADVWTEAMPLGSGLIQSDPQVRNALRRPDGTAVLADWDGACFGPRMWDVATVAVHCRRFSNDDDFTNFVHAYGQDPRGWGRFEDLCRLRELQMISTNARKSPPRSSAAAEVHRRIAGLRQDQQELTAWSIL